In Perca flavescens isolate YP-PL-M2 chromosome 7, PFLA_1.0, whole genome shotgun sequence, the following proteins share a genomic window:
- the LOC114559320 gene encoding zinc-binding protein A33-like, giving the protein MAEKTALVESFLNCHVCSETFRDPVSLSCNHSFCSSCLHTFWEQANNKNCPICKTKSLTDEPGVNFALKEQADNFAGRQKSGSSETGKEKEKEEKVCDEHPEVPYWFCKDEDRAVCPVCEFSLHHGHTVVPVEQAVRDLKEQRKSDLQSLQDKRDKHRRVEETYDEINQHSEKQLLSTERQIRAEFNKLHQFLKEEEESRLAALREEEQQRGKTVSREMKRIEEQISSLSDSISAVEADLQKDSVAFLSSYKASQSRARVQCSLSDPQLISGALTDVAKHLGNLSFRVWEKMKDKVHFCPVILDPNTANPRLCLSDDLTSVRCGDTDQKLPDNPERHTYYVSVLGSEGFGSGKHSWEVEVGDHPAWTFGLAKESADRKGKVHASPKYGIWCLKYRSGEYTDGSGKTLTVKKSLQRIRVQLDYEGGEVSFYDSEDKTHISSLRDTFTEKLFPWFSIGWAGDAKTAEIKIYPAEISHVQEGRRAQRNLLGFMWWRV; this is encoded by the coding sequence ATGGCTGAGAAAACTGCTCTTGTTGAAAGTTTCCTGAACTGCCATGTGTGTTCAGAGACTTTCAGAGATCCTGTGTCTCTGAGCTGCAACCACAGCTTCTGTTCAAGCTGCCTGCACACATTCTGGGAACAAGCTAACAACAAAAACTGTCCCATTTGTAAAACAAAGTCCTTAACGGATGAACCAGGAGTGAACTTTGCACTGAAGGAACAGGCTGACAACTTTGCTGGGAGACAGAAATCTGGATCATCTGAGAcgggaaaagaaaaggagaaagaggagaaggtGTGTGATGAACATCCAGAAGTCCCTTATTGGTTCTGTAAGGATGAAGATAGAgctgtgtgtcctgtctgtgaGTTTTCTCTCCACCACGGTCACACGGTGGTTCCTGTAGAACAAGCAGTCAGAGATCTGAAGGAGCAGCGGAAATCTGACTTACAGTCTCTGCAGGacaagagagacaaacacagacgaGTGGAGGAAACATACGATGAAATAAATCAACACTCCGAGAAGCAGCTGCTGTCTACAGAGAGGCAGATCAGAGCCGAGTTCAACAAGCTGCACCAGTTcctgaaagaggaagaggagtccaGACTGGCAGCTCTGAGGGAGGAAGAGCAGCAGAGGGGGAAGACTGTCagcagagagatgaagaggattGAGGAGCAGATCTCCTCTCTGTCAGACAGCATCTCTGCTGTGGAAGCAGACCTGCAGAAAGACAGCGTGGCGTTCCTCAGCAGTTATAAAGCCTCTCAGAGCAGAGCCAGAGTCCAGTGCTCGCTGTCAGATCCACAGCTGATCTCAGGAGCTCTGACAGATGTGGCCAAACATCTGGGCAACCTGTCCTTCAGAGTCTGGGAGAAGATGAAGGACAAGGTCCACTTCTGTCCCGTCATtctggacccaaacactgcAAACCcccgtctctgtctgtctgatgaTCTGACCAGTGTGAGATGTGGAGATACAGACCAGAAGCTTCCAGACAATCCAGAGAGACACACTTACTATGTCTCTGTTCTGGGCTCTGAGGGTTTCGGCTCAGGGAAACACAGctgggaggtggaggtgggagATCATCCTGCCTGGACATTTGGTTTAGCCAAAGAGTCAGCTGACAGGAAGGGAAAAGTACATGCTTCACCAAAATATGGAATCTGGTGTTTGAAGTATCGCAGTGGAGAATACACTGATGGATCTGGTAAGACCCTCACAGTGAAGAAGAGTCTCCAGAGGATCAGAGTCCAGCTGGACTATGAGGGGGGGGAGGTGTCCTTCTACGACTCTGAAGACAAGACTCACATCTCCTCTCTCAGAGACActttcactgagaaactcttcCCTTGGTTCAGTATCGGATGGGCCGGTGATGCTAAAACTGCAGAAATCAAAATCTATCCAGCTGAGATTTCTCATGTTCAGGAAGGACGGAGAGCTCAGCGTAATTTATTAGGCTTCATGTGGTGGAGGGTTTAA